A stretch of the Tardiphaga sp. 709 genome encodes the following:
- a CDS encoding efflux RND transporter permease subunit — translation MNKLRKGPISIAFGLERIGLIAVKAPILSCVILLALVIGAIFGIQRIKIDDSLSQLFRSDSKEYKQYEEVTKRFPSTEFDVLVVLEGKTLLARDNLGKMRDLVTDLQLVDGVRGLISIFSARQTPAPGKLPAALFPNDLPEGADYDKFIETVKQNELIRGKLLSDDGTLALVVLSLDPVVVSNSKLSTVVADIRKTMNEDLANSGLTKELSGVPVMQLEIRNAVERDGLIYNIAGILAGCVIAIIFFRKISFMIIAAFPPLLAILLSLGALGWAGFSLNMFLNVMTPLIMVISFADSMQLTFAARDRLIAGEDKYSAFTNAVRVVGPACVLTHGTAGISFLALQFSNSDLIRAFGEAGLTATIIALVAVLSLVPVFGVLLVRNEKIFAAKFQTADAGVQALRAFCYWIAVRMVGRPGLFSLISLVVVVGLGIVYANLEPRYRLADQVPDKEQAVAASGRLDAKLTGANPIDVLIEFPKGADLYSPDTLATIAEVHAMVEKQAGVGNVWSLETLRRWLAEKAGSSDVATLKEYVSVIPEHLVRRFISADQTAVVVSGRVPDSDSSKILPVVDKLDNALNAVRTKHPGYEIAVTGLSAIAARNSAGMIEKLNHGLTIEFGLVAVFIGLAFRSWVVMLACILPGIFPVVLAGFVLWLLGEGLQFASVVALTVSFGLGLSATIHFLNRLRLEDTPGTDPAIAVERATVLVGPALILTTVVLACGLVVTVFSDLPSLRLFGWLSAFSMVAALVADLFILRPTAMWLINLQQRLTGSSVLAKQEK, via the coding sequence ATGAATAAATTGCGCAAGGGGCCGATCAGCATCGCCTTCGGGCTCGAGCGCATCGGTCTGATCGCGGTGAAGGCGCCGATTCTGTCCTGCGTGATCCTGCTCGCGCTGGTGATCGGCGCGATCTTTGGCATCCAGCGCATCAAGATCGACGATTCACTGAGCCAGCTATTTCGTTCTGACAGCAAGGAATACAAGCAATACGAGGAAGTGACGAAGCGCTTCCCGTCCACCGAGTTCGACGTGCTTGTCGTGCTCGAAGGCAAGACACTGCTTGCACGCGACAATCTTGGAAAGATGCGCGACCTCGTCACCGACCTGCAATTGGTCGATGGCGTGCGCGGGCTGATCTCGATCTTCTCGGCGCGCCAGACGCCGGCCCCCGGCAAGTTGCCGGCAGCGCTGTTTCCCAACGATCTTCCTGAAGGCGCCGACTACGACAAGTTCATCGAGACGGTGAAGCAGAACGAGCTGATCCGCGGCAAGCTTTTGTCCGACGATGGAACTCTGGCGCTGGTGGTGCTGTCGCTCGACCCGGTCGTGGTCAGCAACAGCAAGCTCAGCACCGTCGTCGCCGATATCCGCAAGACCATGAATGAGGACCTGGCCAATAGCGGTCTGACCAAGGAATTGTCGGGCGTGCCGGTGATGCAGCTCGAAATCCGCAACGCGGTCGAGCGCGACGGCCTGATCTATAACATCGCCGGCATTCTCGCTGGCTGCGTCATTGCGATCATCTTTTTCCGCAAGATCTCGTTCATGATCATCGCGGCGTTTCCGCCGCTGCTGGCGATCCTGTTGTCGCTCGGCGCACTCGGCTGGGCCGGCTTCAGCCTCAACATGTTCCTCAATGTGATGACGCCGCTGATCATGGTGATCAGTTTTGCGGACTCGATGCAGCTCACTTTCGCGGCGCGTGACCGGTTGATCGCGGGCGAGGACAAGTATTCGGCATTTACGAATGCGGTTCGTGTCGTGGGTCCGGCCTGCGTCCTCACCCATGGCACCGCCGGCATTTCGTTCCTGGCGTTGCAGTTCTCCAACTCGGACCTGATCCGCGCCTTCGGCGAGGCCGGTCTCACGGCGACCATCATCGCGCTGGTCGCGGTGCTGTCGCTGGTGCCGGTGTTCGGCGTGCTGCTGGTGCGTAACGAGAAGATTTTCGCCGCCAAGTTCCAGACCGCCGATGCCGGCGTGCAGGCGCTGCGCGCCTTCTGTTACTGGATCGCGGTGCGCATGGTCGGCCGTCCTGGTCTGTTCAGTCTGATCTCGCTCGTCGTCGTCGTTGGTCTCGGGATCGTTTATGCCAATCTCGAGCCGCGCTATCGGCTGGCCGATCAGGTGCCGGACAAGGAGCAGGCGGTTGCGGCCAGCGGGCGCCTCGACGCCAAGCTGACCGGCGCCAATCCGATCGACGTGCTGATCGAGTTTCCGAAGGGCGCGGATCTCTATTCGCCGGACACGTTGGCGACCATCGCCGAAGTCCACGCCATGGTCGAGAAGCAGGCCGGTGTGGGTAACGTCTGGTCGCTGGAAACGCTGCGGCGTTGGCTGGCGGAAAAGGCCGGCTCGTCGGATGTCGCGACGCTGAAGGAATATGTCAGCGTGATACCCGAACATCTGGTGCGCCGCTTCATCTCGGCGGACCAGACGGCGGTGGTGGTGTCCGGCCGTGTGCCCGACAGCGATTCGAGCAAGATCCTGCCGGTGGTCGACAAGCTCGACAATGCGCTGAATGCCGTTCGCACCAAGCACCCGGGCTATGAGATTGCGGTGACCGGCCTCTCGGCGATCGCGGCGCGTAACAGCGCCGGGATGATCGAGAAGCTCAATCACGGCCTGACCATCGAATTCGGATTGGTCGCCGTCTTCATCGGCCTCGCGTTCCGCTCGTGGGTGGTGATGCTGGCCTGTATCCTGCCGGGCATCTTCCCGGTGGTGCTGGCCGGCTTCGTATTGTGGCTGCTCGGGGAGGGGCTGCAATTCGCCAGTGTGGTGGCACTGACAGTGTCCTTCGGTCTCGGCCTTAGCGCCACGATCCACTTCCTCAACCGTTTGCGTCTGGAAGACACGCCGGGCACCGATCCCGCGATCGCCGTCGAGCGTGCGACTGTGCTCGTTGGTCCCGCGCTGATCCTGACGACGGTGGTGCTGGCCTGCGGCCTCGTGGTGACGGTGTTCTCGGACCTGCCATCGCTGCGGCTGTTCGGCTGGCTCAGCGCCTTCTCGATGGTCGCGGCACTGGTGGCCGATCTGTTCATCCTGCGCCCGACCGCGATGTGGCTGATCAATCTGCAGCAGCGCCTTACGGGTAGTTCGGTTCTTGCGAAGCAAGAGAAGTAA
- the eutC gene encoding ethanolamine ammonia-lyase subunit EutC, with the protein MTDRNDVTPPSPQRSLAELRALTPARVGLGRAGASLTTQALLDFTLDHARARDAVHAPFEAEAIAAALAGLGTSALVVTSQVADRADYLKRPDLGRRLSRESRELLEGSDSAASDLVIVIADGLSPAAVNAHALGLLDALMPKLAGVGIGAVVVAGGARVALGDEIGALLRARMTIMLIGERPGLSAPQSLGAYLTFAPQPGLTDAARNCVSNIQVAGLSFEEAASKIAWLAREGLNRNMTGVALKDESGLQMVAPLAAPV; encoded by the coding sequence ATGACAGATCGGAATGACGTGACGCCGCCTTCGCCGCAGCGCTCCCTCGCGGAGCTGCGGGCACTGACCCCGGCGCGTGTGGGGCTCGGTCGGGCCGGAGCCAGTCTGACCACGCAGGCCCTGCTCGATTTCACGCTTGACCATGCCCGCGCACGTGACGCGGTCCATGCGCCCTTCGAGGCCGAAGCCATCGCGGCTGCGCTGGCCGGGCTGGGGACGAGCGCGCTGGTGGTGACGAGCCAGGTCGCGGATCGTGCCGACTATCTCAAGCGCCCCGATCTTGGCCGCCGACTGTCTCGCGAGTCACGGGAGTTGCTTGAAGGGAGCGACAGCGCCGCGTCCGATCTGGTGATCGTGATTGCGGACGGCCTGTCTCCGGCTGCGGTCAATGCGCATGCGCTTGGCCTGCTGGATGCGTTAATGCCCAAATTGGCGGGGGTCGGGATCGGCGCTGTTGTCGTTGCCGGCGGCGCCAGGGTCGCGCTCGGCGACGAGATCGGTGCGTTATTGCGGGCCCGGATGACGATCATGCTGATCGGCGAACGTCCTGGTCTGTCGGCGCCGCAGAGTCTCGGCGCCTACCTGACCTTCGCCCCGCAGCCGGGTCTGACGGACGCTGCGCGCAACTGCGTGTCGAACATCCAGGTGGCCGGCCTGTCCTTCGAGGAGGCAGCGAGCAAGATTGCCTGGCTGGCGCGCGAAGGGCTGAATCGCAACATGACCGGTGTGGCTCTGAAAGACGAAAGCGGCCTGCAAATGGTAGCGCCGCTCGCTGCGCCAGTATAA
- a CDS encoding B12-binding domain-containing radical SAM protein, protein MRAEGRQTVRRILCVFPRYTSSFGTFEYSYPLTDGVQAFMPPQGLLLIAAYMPENWEVRFIDENIRAATPNDFLWAEAVLVSGMHIQRTQMNDICYRAHSYDLPVAIGGPSVSSCPDYYPAFDYLHIGELGDATDQLIDILEKDTSRPDQQVVLKTTDRLDMTRFPIPAYELADIPRYFLGSIQYSSGCPYQCEFCDIPGLYGRNPRLKSPEQITAELDKLLECGIMGSVYFVDDNFIGNRKAALDLLPHLVEWQKRTGFVLRLSCEATLNIAKRPEILSLMREAWFGTIFCGIETPDPVALKAMKKDHNMMVPIMEAIETLNSFGMEVVSGIILGLDTDKPETGQHLLEFVETSQIPLLTINLLQALPQTPLWDRLKKEGRLNEDEGRDSNVDFLLPYEDVVKSWRRAMGSAYVPEKLLERFEYQIRHTYPNRIKPPIGAMLTWKSIRLGLVMLRNIFWKVGVLGDYKRAFWKFAFRRLARGEIEYLISGIMVAHHLINFARDASGGQTNASYYSLKLQDAAVPAE, encoded by the coding sequence ATGAGAGCTGAGGGCAGGCAGACGGTCCGGCGCATTCTGTGCGTCTTTCCGCGATACACGTCTTCATTTGGCACGTTTGAATATTCATATCCTCTGACCGACGGCGTTCAGGCCTTTATGCCTCCCCAGGGCTTGCTGCTGATTGCCGCCTACATGCCCGAGAACTGGGAAGTCCGTTTCATCGACGAGAACATCCGTGCCGCCACGCCCAATGATTTCCTGTGGGCCGAAGCTGTGCTGGTGTCAGGCATGCACATCCAGCGTACGCAGATGAACGACATCTGCTACCGCGCGCATTCCTACGATCTTCCGGTGGCGATCGGAGGGCCGTCGGTCTCGTCATGCCCCGATTACTACCCGGCTTTCGACTATCTCCATATCGGCGAACTCGGTGATGCCACCGACCAACTGATCGATATCCTGGAAAAGGATACGTCGCGGCCAGACCAGCAGGTCGTGCTGAAGACCACTGATCGCCTGGACATGACGAGGTTTCCGATTCCGGCCTATGAACTGGCTGATATTCCGCGCTACTTCCTCGGCAGCATCCAGTATTCTTCGGGCTGTCCGTATCAGTGCGAGTTCTGCGATATTCCCGGCCTCTACGGGCGCAATCCGCGCCTGAAATCGCCGGAGCAGATCACCGCCGAACTCGACAAGCTGCTCGAATGCGGCATCATGGGCTCGGTCTATTTCGTCGATGACAACTTCATCGGCAACCGCAAGGCGGCGCTCGATCTGCTGCCGCATCTCGTCGAGTGGCAGAAGAGGACCGGTTTTGTCTTGCGCCTGTCCTGTGAGGCGACGCTGAACATCGCCAAGCGGCCGGAAATCCTTTCGCTGATGCGCGAAGCCTGGTTCGGCACGATCTTCTGCGGCATCGAGACGCCCGATCCCGTCGCCCTCAAGGCGATGAAGAAGGATCACAACATGATGGTCCCCATCATGGAGGCGATCGAGACGCTGAACAGCTTCGGCATGGAAGTCGTGTCCGGCATCATCCTCGGCCTCGATACCGACAAGCCCGAGACCGGCCAGCATTTGCTCGAATTCGTGGAAACCTCACAGATTCCGCTTCTGACCATCAACCTTCTGCAGGCGCTACCGCAAACGCCGCTTTGGGACCGGTTGAAGAAGGAAGGCCGCCTGAACGAGGACGAGGGGCGCGATTCCAACGTCGACTTCTTGTTGCCCTATGAAGACGTCGTGAAAAGCTGGCGGCGCGCCATGGGCAGCGCCTATGTGCCGGAGAAGCTGCTCGAGCGCTTCGAGTACCAGATCCGCCATACCTATCCGAACCGCATCAAGCCGCCGATCGGCGCCATGCTGACCTGGAAGAGCATCCGGCTCGGGCTGGTGATGCTGCGCAATATCTTCTGGAAGGTCGGTGTGCTCGGCGACTACAAGCGAGCGTTCTGGAAATTCGCATTCCGACGGCTGGCCCGCGGCGAGATCGAATATCTCATCAGCGGGATCATGGTCGCGCATCATCTGATCAATTTCGCGCGCGATGCGTCCGGTGGTCAGACCAACGCGTCCTATTATTCGTTGAAACTGCAGGACGCTGCCGTTCCGGCCGAATGA